From Lysobacter auxotrophicus, the proteins below share one genomic window:
- a CDS encoding CheR family methyltransferase, giving the protein MRPSPRTSEDREFTFDDRDFRRVCKMIREYAGIHLHPHKRDMVYSRLARRVRALDMERFGDYLDYVEADPDAELQGFINALTTNLTSFFREAHHFDMLVEHLRAHCRDGASIWCNAASTGEEPYTLAITACEAYGTMTPPVRILATDIDTNVLQTAARGVYPVERINSLSLQRRRQFFQRGSGDNAGLCRVKPELQALIEFRPLNLLDDDYGLRGGFDAVFCRNVMIYFDKATQYQVLTRIAPLIASDGLLFAGHSESFGHAHDLITACGRTTYRPAARK; this is encoded by the coding sequence ATGCGTCCCTCCCCGCGCACCTCCGAAGACCGCGAATTCACCTTCGACGACCGCGATTTCCGCCGCGTCTGCAAGATGATCCGCGAGTACGCCGGCATCCACCTGCACCCGCACAAGCGCGACATGGTCTACAGCCGCCTGGCGCGGCGCGTGCGTGCGCTGGACATGGAGCGCTTCGGCGACTACCTCGATTACGTCGAGGCCGATCCCGACGCGGAGCTGCAGGGGTTCATCAACGCGCTCACCACCAACCTCACCTCGTTCTTCCGCGAGGCGCACCACTTCGACATGCTCGTCGAGCACCTGCGCGCGCATTGCCGCGACGGCGCGTCGATCTGGTGCAACGCCGCCTCCACCGGCGAGGAGCCGTACACGCTGGCGATCACGGCCTGCGAGGCGTACGGCACGATGACGCCGCCGGTGCGCATCCTCGCCACCGACATCGACACCAACGTGCTGCAGACCGCCGCACGCGGCGTGTATCCGGTGGAACGCATCAACAGCCTGTCGCTGCAGCGGCGCCGGCAGTTCTTCCAGCGCGGCAGCGGCGACAACGCCGGCCTGTGCCGGGTGAAACCGGAACTGCAGGCGCTGATCGAGTTCCGCCCGCTCAACCTGCTCGACGATGACTACGGCCTGCGCGGCGGCTTCGACGCCGTGTTCTGCCGCAACGTCATGATCTATTTCGACAAGGCCACGCAGTACCAGGTGCTCACGCGCATCGCGCCGCTCATCGCGTCCGACGGCCTGCTCTTCGCCGGCCATTCGGAAAGCTTCGGCCATGCGCACGACCTGATCACGGCGTGCGGTCGCACGACGTACCGCCCCGCTGCCCGCAAATAA
- a CDS encoding protein-glutamate methylesterase/protein-glutamine glutaminase, translated as MNAVRSPARGPVRVLVVDDSALVRQLMTQLLEADPGIQVVGSAADPYIARDKIKQLDPDVLTLDVEMPRMDGLTFLRNLMRLRPMPVVMVSTLTERGAQVTLDALALGAVDFIAKPKLDVARGLTEYAGLLIEKIKQASKARVVAPAPVRSGGEPIATPPVAYRTTHRLIAIGASTGGTEAIREVLSQMPADAPATVIAQHIPGAFSAPFADRLDRHSRMTVIHVERDQELLPGHAYVAPGGRHLRVYRSGARWHCRLGDDEPVRRHRPSVDALFDSVAEHVGANASAALLTGMGDDGARGLLALRKAGAATIAQDEASSVVWGMPGAAVALGAAQETVPLSLVAQKLLSGTAHE; from the coding sequence ATGAATGCAGTGCGCAGTCCCGCACGCGGCCCGGTGCGCGTGCTCGTGGTCGACGACTCGGCGCTGGTGCGCCAGTTGATGACGCAGTTGCTGGAGGCCGATCCGGGCATCCAGGTCGTCGGCAGCGCGGCCGACCCGTACATCGCGCGCGACAAGATCAAGCAGCTCGATCCGGACGTGCTCACGCTCGACGTCGAAATGCCGCGCATGGATGGCCTGACCTTCCTGCGCAACCTCATGCGCCTGCGCCCGATGCCGGTGGTGATGGTGTCCACGCTGACCGAGCGCGGCGCGCAGGTCACGCTCGACGCGCTCGCGCTGGGCGCGGTGGATTTCATCGCCAAGCCCAAGCTCGACGTGGCGCGCGGCCTGACCGAATACGCCGGCCTGCTGATCGAGAAGATCAAGCAGGCCTCGAAGGCGCGCGTGGTCGCACCGGCGCCGGTACGCTCGGGCGGCGAACCCATCGCGACCCCGCCGGTGGCGTATCGCACCACGCATCGGCTGATCGCGATCGGCGCCTCCACCGGCGGCACGGAAGCGATCCGCGAAGTGCTCTCGCAGATGCCGGCCGACGCGCCGGCGACGGTGATCGCGCAGCACATCCCGGGCGCGTTCAGCGCGCCGTTCGCCGATCGCCTGGATCGCCACAGCCGCATGACGGTGATCCACGTCGAGCGCGACCAGGAACTGCTGCCCGGCCATGCGTACGTCGCACCGGGCGGCCGCCACCTGCGCGTCTACCGCAGCGGTGCGCGCTGGCATTGCCGCCTCGGCGACGACGAGCCGGTGCGCCGGCATCGTCCCAGCGTGGACGCGTTGTTCGACTCGGTCGCCGAACACGTCGGCGCGAACGCCAGCGCCGCCCTGCTGACCGGCATGGGCGACGACGGCGCGCGCGGCCTGCTCGCGCTGCGCAAGGCCGGCGCGGCGACCATCGCGCAGGACGAGGCCAGCAGCGTCGTCTGGGGCATGCCCGGCGCCGCGGTGGCGCTCGGCGCCGCGCAGGAAACCGTGCCGCTGTCGCTGGTCGCGCAGAAGTTGCTGTCGGGCACGGCGCACGAGTAA
- a CDS encoding methyl-accepting chemotaxis protein, with the protein MSTLAHSRPSATMMDRFLAPATRLMSQLRFNQKAMVIGAAFMLTCGVLAGILVVRSNAEVNAASQQRDAVAGLAHLHRAMMGIQQHELQVVRKFAKDEVTDQTLQESASLVNRELDALTAWQARSLTGSALPNALKEARAAWDKANAEHSDSAAAATDHGAAVRKLGEVHGLIADETGLAQAQNAAVLYMGRAATVWVPTLAEYTQQQSATALRVLGDGAIWVDDRTGLAVSRNMQDYVRTRSEIEIKDAEEEMTELGASMGVPFRKALDAVAKQNADIQKHILDAETPVLPVKIMAARTEATRLALGAALSAASTSLDHAATVEIARLQQRTALTLGICVLILAIATYLFLGFIRSTRAALKEVQDASDLVARGEFPDAVRVDSQDEVRDIARGLERAINTLRNFAGAQRDLFDAHQAGEIDRRLRSEDFPGAYGQMAGEVNTLVDSHIQTNTRAIEIVAAYARGDLSRDMDRLPGQKARITDAVDSVKNGMNAINAEIKTLVDAAVAGDFSRRGDASRFEFVYHDVVQSLNQLMATAEEGLHEVGTLLSAVADGDLNRRVEVELPGQFGRLANDANRTVDQLAQIVGQIRQGSDAISSAAAEIAAGNNDLSQRTEQQAASLEETASSMEELTSTVRQNADNARQANQLAQSAAEVAGQGGVVVGEVVHTMNAINQSSKKIADIIGVIDGIAFQTNILALNAAVEAARAGEQGRGFAVVASEVRSLAQRSANAAKEIKQLIGDSVGKVEEGSQLVDQAGRTMHEIVTSVKKVTDIIADISAASQEQSSGIEQVNNAITQMDEGTQQNAALVEQASAAARSLEQQSEQLVQTVAVFRLAHSAQAQAARAQATVVEMPAAKPSRAKPAAPAAKPAARKVRATAAANSADGDWQEF; encoded by the coding sequence ATGTCCACCCTTGCCCACTCCCGGCCGTCCGCCACGATGATGGACCGCTTCCTGGCCCCGGCCACCCGCCTGATGTCGCAGTTGCGCTTCAACCAGAAGGCGATGGTCATCGGTGCCGCCTTCATGCTGACCTGCGGCGTCCTGGCCGGCATCCTGGTGGTGCGTTCCAACGCCGAGGTCAACGCCGCCTCGCAGCAGCGCGACGCCGTCGCCGGGCTGGCCCACCTGCACCGCGCGATGATGGGCATCCAGCAGCACGAGCTGCAGGTCGTGCGCAAGTTCGCCAAGGACGAAGTCACCGACCAGACGCTGCAGGAATCGGCTTCGCTGGTGAACCGCGAGCTCGACGCGCTGACCGCGTGGCAGGCACGCAGCCTGACGGGTTCCGCGCTGCCCAACGCACTGAAGGAAGCGCGCGCCGCGTGGGACAAGGCCAACGCCGAACATAGCGATTCGGCCGCCGCCGCGACCGACCACGGCGCCGCGGTGCGCAAGCTCGGTGAAGTGCACGGCCTGATCGCCGACGAAACCGGCCTGGCGCAGGCGCAGAACGCCGCCGTGCTGTACATGGGCCGTGCCGCCACGGTGTGGGTGCCCACGCTCGCCGAATACACCCAGCAGCAGAGCGCCACCGCGCTGCGCGTGCTGGGCGACGGCGCGATCTGGGTCGACGACCGCACCGGCCTGGCCGTCTCGCGCAACATGCAGGATTACGTGCGCACGCGTTCGGAAATCGAGATCAAGGACGCCGAGGAAGAAATGACGGAGCTGGGCGCCAGCATGGGCGTGCCGTTCCGCAAGGCGCTGGACGCGGTCGCCAAGCAGAACGCCGACATCCAGAAGCACATCCTCGACGCCGAAACGCCGGTGCTGCCGGTGAAGATCATGGCCGCGCGCACCGAGGCCACGCGCCTGGCGCTCGGCGCCGCGCTGTCGGCCGCGAGCACCTCGCTCGACCACGCCGCCACGGTCGAAATCGCCCGCCTGCAGCAGCGCACCGCGCTGACGCTGGGCATCTGCGTGCTGATCCTGGCCATCGCCACGTACCTGTTCCTGGGCTTCATCCGCAGCACGCGCGCCGCGCTGAAGGAAGTGCAGGACGCGTCCGACCTCGTCGCGCGCGGCGAATTCCCGGACGCGGTGCGCGTGGACAGCCAGGACGAAGTGCGCGACATCGCGCGCGGCCTGGAACGCGCCATCAACACGCTGCGCAACTTCGCCGGCGCGCAGCGCGACCTGTTCGACGCGCACCAGGCGGGCGAGATCGACCGTCGCCTGCGCAGCGAGGATTTCCCCGGCGCGTACGGCCAGATGGCCGGTGAAGTGAACACGCTGGTGGATTCGCACATCCAGACCAACACCCGCGCGATCGAGATCGTGGCCGCGTACGCGCGCGGCGACCTGTCGCGCGACATGGACCGCCTGCCGGGCCAGAAGGCGCGCATCACCGACGCCGTGGATTCGGTCAAGAACGGCATGAACGCGATCAACGCCGAGATCAAGACGCTGGTCGATGCGGCCGTCGCCGGCGATTTCAGCCGTCGCGGCGATGCCTCGCGCTTCGAGTTCGTCTACCACGACGTGGTGCAGTCGCTGAACCAGCTGATGGCCACCGCCGAGGAAGGCCTGCACGAAGTCGGCACGCTGCTGTCCGCCGTGGCCGATGGCGACCTCAACCGTCGCGTCGAAGTGGAGCTGCCGGGCCAGTTCGGCCGCCTCGCCAACGACGCCAACCGCACCGTCGACCAGCTCGCGCAGATCGTCGGCCAGATCCGCCAAGGTTCCGACGCCATCAGCTCGGCCGCCGCGGAAATCGCCGCCGGCAACAACGACCTGTCGCAGCGCACCGAGCAGCAGGCCGCGTCGCTGGAAGAAACCGCCTCGTCGATGGAAGAGCTCACCAGCACGGTGCGCCAGAACGCCGACAACGCGCGCCAGGCGAACCAGCTGGCGCAGAGCGCGGCGGAAGTCGCCGGCCAGGGCGGCGTGGTGGTGGGCGAAGTCGTCCACACGATGAACGCCATCAACCAGTCGTCCAAGAAGATCGCCGACATCATCGGCGTGATCGACGGCATCGCGTTCCAGACCAACATCCTCGCGCTGAACGCCGCGGTGGAAGCCGCGCGCGCCGGCGAACAGGGCCGCGGCTTCGCGGTCGTCGCTTCCGAAGTGCGCTCGCTCGCCCAGCGTTCGGCGAACGCGGCCAAGGAGATCAAGCAGCTGATCGGCGACTCGGTCGGCAAGGTCGAGGAAGGCAGCCAGCTGGTCGACCAGGCCGGCCGCACGATGCACGAGATCGTGACCAGCGTGAAGAAGGTCACCGACATCATCGCCGACATCTCGGCGGCGTCGCAGGAACAGAGCTCGGGCATTGAGCAGGTCAACAACGCGATCACGCAGATGGACGAAGGCACGCAGCAGAACGCGGCGCTGGTCGAACAGGCGTCGGCCGCCGCGCGCAGCCTGGAGCAGCAGTCCGAGCAGCTGGTGCAGACGGTGGCGGTGTTCCGCCTGGCGCATTCGGCGCAGGCGCAGGCCGCACGTGCGCAGGCGACGGTGGTCGAGATGCCGGCAGCCAAGCCCTCGCGCGCCAAGCCCGCCGCACCGGCCGCGAAGCCCGCCGCGCGCAAGGTCCGCGCCACCGCCGCCGCGAACAGCGCGGATGGGGATTGGCAGGAGTTCTGA
- a CDS encoding energy transducer TonB, which produces MRRSLLTATGLAVLALSFAAPASADLKPTKRVEPQYPAEAARAGTQGFVEVEFTVDEGGKVASVSVVNAKPARVFEQSAVRAVKQWEFAPGGGKGKVRLDFSL; this is translated from the coding sequence ATGCGCCGTTCCCTTCTGACCGCCACCGGCCTCGCCGTGCTGGCCCTGTCCTTCGCCGCCCCGGCTTCGGCCGACCTCAAGCCCACCAAGCGCGTCGAGCCGCAGTACCCGGCCGAAGCCGCCCGTGCCGGCACCCAGGGCTTCGTCGAAGTCGAATTCACCGTGGACGAGGGCGGCAAGGTCGCCAGCGTCTCGGTCGTCAATGCCAAGCCGGCCCGCGTGTTCGAGCAGTCGGCCGTGCGCGCCGTGAAGCAGTGGGAGTTCGCTCCGGGCGGTGGCAAGGGCAAGGTGCGCCTGGACTTCTCGCTGTAA
- the cheD gene encoding chemoreceptor glutamine deamidase CheD translates to MSPARPAVEPGSYFDPVLQTEAIKLLPADYRVTDRPIALVTLLGSCVAACLYDPLVQVGGMNHFMLPGGEAGSVSSRYGAHAMELLINDLLKRGARRSRLLAKVFGGGNVLSGFYSDPIGTRNAAFVLEYLTAEQIPVTAQDLGDIHPRKVCFFAQTGRTLVKRLPSARNDVIVDAERAYYGRLAREPVASGSVELF, encoded by the coding sequence ATCAGCCCCGCCCGTCCCGCCGTCGAGCCGGGCAGCTACTTCGATCCCGTCCTCCAGACCGAGGCGATCAAGCTGCTGCCGGCCGACTACCGCGTCACCGACCGCCCGATCGCGCTGGTCACGCTGCTGGGATCGTGCGTGGCCGCGTGCCTGTACGACCCGCTGGTGCAGGTCGGCGGCATGAACCACTTCATGCTGCCGGGCGGTGAAGCCGGCTCGGTGTCCTCGCGCTACGGCGCGCACGCGATGGAACTGCTGATCAACGACCTGCTCAAGCGCGGCGCGCGACGCTCGCGCCTGCTGGCGAAGGTGTTCGGCGGCGGCAACGTGCTGTCGGGCTTCTACAGCGATCCGATCGGCACGCGCAACGCGGCGTTCGTGCTCGAGTACCTCACCGCCGAACAGATCCCGGTGACCGCGCAGGACCTGGGCGACATCCACCCGCGCAAGGTCTGCTTCTTCGCGCAGACCGGGCGCACGCTGGTCAAGCGCCTGCCGTCGGCGCGCAACGACGTGATCGTCGACGCCGAACGCGCCTACTACGGTCGCCTCGCCCGCGAGCCGGTCGCCAGCGGCAGCGTGGAGTTGTTCTGA